Genomic DNA from Solanum stenotomum isolate F172 unplaced genomic scaffold, ASM1918654v1 scaffold6600, whole genome shotgun sequence:
AGCAGTTTCTCTTCATCACAAGAAAGAGGCAACTGACATTTTTGAAGGAGAGGAGGTAGAATTTCCCAAGGAGAACGGAGAGCGTCAAAGCAATAATACCAAAATGGAAATTAGATCTGATAAACCTGTTGATAGGCAGCCTGATGTGGTGGATGATCACCCTGGCAAATCTAGGTTTACTTTTCATTTCTCATTGCTACTCGGTTATTCTTTTTGCTTATGGTTTCTTTCAGAATCAGAATTTTATTAGAAGTCATTGAGCAGGAGCAGAAGCATAAGTCCCAAAAGGACAATGAGTAGGAGTATGAGCATTAGTCCTCGGAGGAGTTTAAGCAGAAGTCGAAGTGTTAGCCCAAAGCGTAGTGTGAGCAGAAGCCCAAGTGTGAGATCCAGACGTAGTGTAAGCAGAAGTCCAAGTCGCAGTGGAAGTCCGCATCGCGTCTCACAGAGGAGGAGCAGCAGCATTGTTAAGAGTCGCAGTGGTAGTCCCGCAAGAAGCATTAGTACAAGCCCAGTGGGAGGCAAGAGGGGAGGAAGTGTCAGCGTGAGTCCTCCAGCAAGAGCTCATTCACGCCGAAGGAGCAGCAGAAGTCCCTCAGCATCTCCTAAAAGGCAACTTACCCCAAGTCCACCCAGAACCTCATCAAGGAAATCAGTGAAATCAAAAAGCCGAACACCAGTTAGATCTGATAGAAGGAGTCCAAGTGGAAGCCCTGTTAGGCCTTCTCGAAGGAGCCCAAGCAGAAGTCCTGTTAGGTCTTCGCGGAGGAGTGCAAGCAGAAGTTCGGGTAGGGTTCCTTCAAGGCTTAGGCCTTCTGGAAGGAGCCCTAGCAGAAGCCCTGTCAAGTCTTCTCGACGGAGTGTAAGCCGAAGTTCAGGTAGGGTTCCTTCTAGGCGAAGCCCAAGCCGAAGTCCAGGTAGGGCTCCTAGCAGGAACAATCGACGCAGCTATTCAAGAAGTCCTGGTAGTGCAGGTCGTAGGGCAAGATCTCCAGTGTATGATCGTGCGAGGAGCTCTTCAAGAAGTGCTTCAGTGGATGGATCTCCCAAGCGCATTAGGAGGGGAAGGGGCTTTAGTGAGCGTTACTCCTATGTTCGTAGATACAGGAGTCGGTCTCCTGATCGGTCCCCTGCTAGGCCATACCGTTATGGTGAGCGTGACAGGTGAACATCACAAACCTTTCTAATTTGTAcaggaaataaaaatagaaatcttctttcattaattttcttcttttgcaaGATATTCGAGATACAGGAGATCACCTAGGCGTTATAGGAGTCCACCTAGAGGAAGAACACCACCCAGGTCTGGTATCTCTGCTACATGCTACTTTTGTTAGATTTATCTTTGGCAGGGAGCTAATCTGTCACTGCCAAAATGCAGATACAGAGGCAGAAGAAGTCGAAGCCGCAGTGTCTCACGTAGTCCAGTGCGTTACCGTGCTCGCCGTTATAGTCGAAGCCCCGTACAAAGTCGCTCTCCTGTGGACAGATATCGCAGGTCGCCATCAGCTGAACGCCGTAAATCACCTTCTCGGAGCAGAAGCCGATCAGAGTCGAAATCATCTCGGGGCTCACAATCACCAAAGCAAGTCAGCAGAGGCAAGTCAGTATCATCCTCGGCGAGTCCCCCTGGGAAGGCAGGTCTTGTTTCCTATGGAGATGGATCTCCTGAATCGGGATAGGGAGTACATGTAGTTGCTGAGTAGAGTGCACTGGACATACGTATTTGAGTTTTCACCATTCTGCGACTATGGCTTGGCCAAATGGATAGTCTTTTCCTATGTAGTGGAGTGTGGACAACGTTTTGGATACTTAATACTTGTGTGCTTGGTGTGTGCGTGTGATTTATGATGCTTTTGAATAATTTGTCATGCTCGGCTATTAGAATTGGCATAGGGAGTAATGTTCAGACTGTTTGCTTACGAAATATTGGATGAGCATCATCACGCAATGTTATTTTGGATTTCTTCCATGGAGGAATTTGGGTTCTTCACGTCAGTGAAGGCCTATTTTGGACTAGTCATTTGTTGGTTTTGGTCGACCTTGATAACTTCCATGGCTTGAATTTGCAGCGGCAGAGTTCTTATTTGTGCCCATTGATATTCTGCATCCTTGTCTCTTTTCTTCTAGgtatattttgaaatagttcCTGTGTTTCCTGTTTAATCTGTGGGAATGATCATCTTCAAAATTCAATTGAGAGCCATTTCAGGTTGCTGGCTACAACTTGCATTTGGCAGCAGGGAAAAATTAGTTATGATGCCACTGCTTTGCCATTCTGGTATGATAATCTGTATTGTTAAGCTGATGGCAAAGCGACTTTTGCTTTCTACTTTGGGTAGTGGAAGTTAGTTTTGGGTTTC
This window encodes:
- the LOC125852890 gene encoding peptidyl-prolyl cis-trans isomerase CYP95 — encoded protein: MAIADRDARGSIFSITFQADHHLDRKCVVFGKLIDGLEVLKKIESVGNEEGKPDVTVKIINCGELPDDKRKLNKLKNGKNKKSSKERRKKRRRYYTSESESSTDSDTESSESESDSDSDVSSGSEISSSSDDRRRKRKRSKRDRHRRSKRKEKRREKKRKRRDKKSKRKSKRASDSPSESESGRDGLEEDGVRRSSEGKHKSMEKKTEGNHSPSLEEGEAVSLHHKKEATDIFEGEEVEFPKENGERQSNNTKMEIRSDKPVDRQPDVVDDHPGKSRSRSISPKRTMSRSMSISPRRSLSRSRSVSPKRSVSRSPSVRSRRSVSRSPSRSGSPHRVSQRRSSSIVKSRSGSPARSISTSPVGGKRGGSVSVSPPARAHSRRRSSRSPSASPKRQLTPSPPRTSSRKSVKSKSRTPVRSDRRSPSGSPVRPSRRSPSRSPVRSSRRSASRSSGRVPSRLRPSGRSPSRSPVKSSRRSVSRSSGRVPSRRSPSRSPGRAPSRNNRRSYSRSPGSAGRRARSPVYDRARSSSRSASVDGSPKRIRRGRGFSERYSYVRRYRSRSPDRSPARPYRYGERDRYSRYRRSPRRYRSPPRGRTPPRYRGRRSRSRSVSRSPVRYRARRYSRSPVQSRSPVDRYRRSPSAERRKSPSRSRSRSESKSSRGSQSPKQVSRGKSVSSSASPPGKAGLVSYGDGSPESG